From a region of the Paenibacillus segetis genome:
- a CDS encoding M42 family metallopeptidase, translated as MSIQLNETYILNLLTKLLQTPSPSGFTHDIMKLIQSEAQTLDIPFSQNEKGGAILTLKGKDSSRVIGLSAHVDTLGAMVRSVTSRGTLAITSVGGFMMHSIENEYCTIHTRSGNTYSGTILSTHPSVHVYSDARDFKRIESNMEVRIDEMVENKEDVLKLGISAGDFISFDARAVVTPSGYVKSRHLDDKASVAALFGLLESSKREGWVPRHDLVFLISNYEEVGHGASWIPNGINEMIAVDMGAMGDDLSCKETDVSICAKDSSGPYDYEMTGKLIELAKELNIPYAVDIYPHYGSDASAALSGGNNIRAALIGPGVHASHAMERTHKQAILNTTRLLAAYVKD; from the coding sequence TTGAGCATACAACTTAATGAAACTTATATTTTGAACTTACTAACTAAGTTACTACAAACCCCTAGCCCAAGCGGGTTCACCCATGACATTATGAAATTAATTCAATCCGAAGCACAGACTCTGGATATCCCTTTTTCTCAAAATGAGAAAGGCGGCGCAATCCTGACCTTGAAAGGTAAGGATTCCTCTAGAGTTATCGGTCTCAGCGCTCACGTGGACACCCTTGGTGCCATGGTACGTTCTGTGACCTCACGAGGTACGCTAGCCATCACTTCCGTAGGTGGATTCATGATGCACAGCATCGAGAACGAATACTGCACCATTCATACTCGCAGTGGTAATACGTATAGCGGGACCATTCTCTCGACCCATCCATCTGTTCATGTATACAGTGATGCGCGGGACTTCAAACGGATCGAAAGTAATATGGAAGTGCGAATCGATGAAATGGTTGAGAATAAAGAAGATGTTCTCAAGTTGGGAATTTCTGCGGGAGACTTCATCTCCTTCGATGCCCGTGCAGTGGTTACACCTAGCGGTTATGTGAAATCTCGTCATTTGGATGATAAAGCGAGTGTGGCTGCGCTGTTTGGACTGCTTGAATCAAGTAAACGTGAAGGTTGGGTACCTCGTCATGATCTAGTGTTCCTCATCTCGAATTATGAGGAAGTTGGACATGGGGCATCGTGGATACCTAATGGCATCAACGAAATGATCGCCGTAGACATGGGAGCTATGGGTGACGACTTAAGCTGCAAAGAAACCGATGTTTCTATTTGTGCCAAGGATTCCAGTGGACCTTATGATTATGAAATGACAGGTAAACTCATTGAGCTTGCTAAAGAACTGAACATTCCTTATGCGGTTGATATTTACCCGCACTACGGTTCTGATGCTTCCGCCGCTTTGTCTGGTGGGAATAATATCCGCGCCGCTCTTATAGGACCAGGCGTTCATGCTTCTCACGCTATGGAGCGAACTCATAAGCAAGCCATTCTGAATACGACGCGACTTCTTGCCGCATATGTTAAAGACTGA
- a CDS encoding LapA family protein has translation MKIQWSLILALIFALITAVFAVINVDPVQVNLLAGSVDVPLILLILGCTLLGGIIVGSFGIYRGYRLQREIKTLKAKLVHIQEATGYVAPEADTAKLPTEEPTPEH, from the coding sequence GTGAAAATTCAGTGGTCCCTGATCCTCGCGCTTATTTTTGCGCTCATTACGGCTGTATTTGCCGTCATTAATGTCGATCCAGTACAAGTTAATTTGCTCGCAGGTTCTGTAGATGTACCGCTCATCTTGCTGATTCTCGGCTGCACATTGCTTGGAGGGATTATTGTTGGTTCCTTTGGCATTTACCGTGGATACCGACTGCAAAGAGAAATCAAGACCTTAAAAGCCAAGCTTGTACATATTCAAGAAGCTACTGGATATGTTGCTCCAGAAGCTGATACAGCTAAGTTACCTACAGAAGAACCAACACCAGAACACTAA